The following proteins come from a genomic window of Shewanella halifaxensis HAW-EB4:
- a CDS encoding MerR family DNA-binding protein — MKIGEVAKLTGLSVKSIRYYHDIDLVVAHRGENGYREYSDSAVNALQFIQHCRELGFPLEDCKALLKLQNNTHRNAKDVKELVSHHLQDIELRINKLTVLQEQLSKLIHDCHGGEQPDCAILTGLSHNSTN, encoded by the coding sequence ATGAAAATAGGTGAAGTGGCAAAGCTCACAGGTTTATCGGTAAAGAGCATCCGTTATTATCATGATATTGATTTAGTCGTCGCTCACAGAGGAGAGAATGGTTATCGAGAATACAGCGACAGTGCCGTTAACGCGTTGCAGTTTATTCAACACTGTCGAGAATTAGGTTTTCCGCTCGAAGATTGCAAAGCCTTACTTAAACTTCAAAATAACACTCATCGTAATGCAAAAGATGTAAAAGAGCTCGTCTCACATCACCTGCAAGATATCGAGTTACGCATAAACAAACTCACCGTATTACAAGAACAACTCTCAAAGCTAATCCATGATTGCCATGGTGGTGAACAACCCGACTGCGCCATACTCACAGGCCTAAGTCATAACAGCACAAACTAA
- a CDS encoding ABC-F family ATPase — MITTANITMQFGAKPLFENISIKFGGGNRYGLIGANGCGKSTFMKILAGDLEPTGGNVSLDVNERLGKLSQNQFGYEEFNVVDTVIMGHAELWKVKQERDRIYSLPEMTEEDGIKVADLEMEFAEMDGYTAESRAGELLMGVGIGVEQHFGLMSEIAPGFKLRVLLAQALFSDPDVLLLDEPTNNLDIDTIRWLQEMLNQRNSTMIIISHDRYFLNSVCTHMADLDYGDIRVFPGNYDEYMMAAQQSRERLMSDNAKKKAQIAELQGFVARFSANASKAKQATSRAKLIDKIKLDEIKASSRVNPFIRFEQEKKLFRNALIIEDLTKGFDHPLFKDLNIIAEVGERIAILGDNGVGKTTLLRTLVHDIPQDSGTIQWSENSAIGYYAQDHESDFANDMTLFEWMSQWRKPEDDDQSVRGYLGRMLFGSDDIKKSVKVLSGGEKGRMLFGKLIMQKPNILLLDEPTNHMDMESIESLNNALEMYEGTLIFVSHDRAFVSSLANRIIEITPNGVNDFKGTYDEFLTSKGIEG; from the coding sequence TTGATTACTACAGCTAATATCACCATGCAGTTTGGCGCTAAGCCACTGTTTGAAAACATCTCAATTAAGTTTGGCGGCGGAAACAGATACGGTCTGATCGGCGCGAACGGTTGTGGTAAATCAACCTTTATGAAGATCCTTGCTGGTGATTTAGAGCCAACAGGTGGTAACGTTTCATTAGACGTGAACGAGCGTTTGGGTAAGCTAAGCCAGAACCAATTTGGTTACGAAGAGTTCAACGTAGTTGATACCGTAATTATGGGCCATGCCGAGCTTTGGAAAGTGAAGCAAGAGCGTGACCGTATTTATTCTCTACCAGAAATGACTGAAGAAGACGGCATTAAAGTCGCTGATTTAGAAATGGAGTTCGCTGAGATGGACGGTTATACCGCTGAATCTCGCGCGGGTGAACTACTAATGGGCGTGGGTATTGGTGTTGAACAGCATTTCGGCCTAATGAGCGAAATCGCACCTGGCTTTAAGCTACGTGTACTTTTGGCTCAGGCATTGTTCTCAGATCCAGATGTATTACTACTTGACGAACCAACCAACAACTTGGACATCGACACCATCCGCTGGTTGCAAGAGATGCTAAACCAACGTAACAGCACCATGATTATCATCTCGCACGATAGATATTTCTTGAACTCGGTGTGTACTCACATGGCTGACTTAGACTACGGTGATATACGTGTATTCCCAGGCAACTACGACGAATACATGATGGCTGCGCAGCAATCGCGTGAGCGTTTGATGTCTGACAACGCTAAGAAGAAAGCACAGATTGCTGAACTTCAAGGTTTCGTTGCACGTTTCTCTGCTAACGCATCTAAAGCTAAGCAAGCAACATCACGTGCCAAGCTTATCGATAAGATCAAGCTTGATGAAATAAAAGCATCTAGCCGTGTTAATCCATTTATTCGTTTCGAACAAGAGAAGAAATTGTTCCGTAACGCTTTGATTATTGAAGACTTAACCAAAGGCTTCGATCACCCGCTATTTAAAGATCTTAATATCATTGCAGAAGTTGGCGAGCGTATTGCTATCTTGGGTGATAACGGTGTGGGTAAGACGACATTACTACGTACTCTAGTACACGATATCCCACAAGATTCGGGTACCATTCAATGGTCTGAAAACTCAGCGATTGGTTATTACGCACAGGATCACGAGTCAGATTTTGCTAACGACATGACCTTGTTTGAGTGGATGAGCCAGTGGCGCAAGCCAGAAGACGATGACCAGTCAGTACGTGGTTACTTAGGCCGTATGCTGTTCGGTTCAGACGATATTAAGAAGTCTGTTAAAGTCCTGTCTGGTGGTGAGAAGGGCCGTATGCTGTTTGGTAAGCTAATTATGCAAAAGCCAAACATCTTGCTACTTGATGAGCCAACCAACCACATGGATATGGAATCAATCGAGTCATTGAACAACGCGTTAGAGATGTACGAAGGTACACTAATCTTCGTCAGTCATGACCGTGCATTTGTATCATCATTGGCTAACCGTATTATTGAAATCACACCAAATGGCGTGAATGATTTCAAAGGCACTTATGATGAGTTCCTAACGAGCAAAGGTATCGAAGGTTAA
- a CDS encoding heavy metal translocating P-type ATPase, protein MANINLYVPKMSCASCVAKIESAFDKVNKDLPDGESHSLSARVNLADKLVLVSGEITAKQAIAIVSSVGYDSELVIDAQTAAAQKNDDERKEYRLRLIQAAIGLGLGVPLMVWGLLGGEMMVNNATQQFAWGIVGIITLLVMVLTGRHFFQGMWRAIKAKSANMDTLIALGTSAAWSYSMMVVMEPQWFPADTRHVYFEASVMILGLINLGHALELRARGKTSEAVQRLLGLQATTAIRVSDTGDEEVEINQLNIGDRLRLRPGDRVALDGEVLSGETFINESMLTGEPVPVHKAQADSISAGTVNGNGSLIYRVTAVAEDTKLSKIIELVQQAQISKMPIGRLTDKISAYFVPVVVIIAIASSLIWYLLGPQPALSHALVVLTSVLIIACPCALGLATPMSIMVSVGRAAQMGVLVRNGEALQTASKITTVVLDKTGTVTQGSPEVTEILMLDNSISQLDLLEDVASLEQHSEHPLASAIITKAKLQSITLKEPDSFTNVQGKGITGVIAGRHYAVGNMSLMQQAGLGGEIEADANVSVDDLSGYQQQVSELASKGQTPVFVAKDGVLVAIVSIADPIKADAAQAVQAMKSQGLKVVLLTGDNPLTAQAVAEKVGIESVFAQVLPEQKQQKVLELQQAGEVVAMVGDGINDAPALMSADVGIAMGSGTEVAIESADFTLLSSRLMVISDTLALARASMTNIKQNLFGAFIYNCLGIPVAAGVLFPFTGVLLSPVVAGAAMALSSLTVVTNANRLRSVKLK, encoded by the coding sequence ATGGCTAATATTAATCTATACGTGCCAAAAATGAGCTGTGCTAGTTGCGTCGCAAAGATTGAGTCCGCATTCGATAAGGTTAATAAAGATCTGCCTGATGGCGAAAGTCATAGCTTATCGGCGAGGGTGAACTTAGCCGATAAACTCGTGTTAGTGTCGGGTGAGATCACAGCGAAACAAGCGATAGCAATCGTCAGTAGTGTTGGCTACGACAGTGAGCTAGTTATCGATGCACAAACCGCTGCAGCGCAAAAAAATGATGATGAACGTAAAGAGTATCGTCTTAGGTTAATACAGGCTGCTATTGGCCTAGGGCTCGGTGTGCCGTTAATGGTGTGGGGCTTACTCGGTGGTGAAATGATGGTGAACAATGCCACGCAACAATTTGCTTGGGGTATTGTGGGAATTATTACCTTGTTGGTGATGGTGCTAACCGGACGACATTTTTTTCAAGGCATGTGGCGCGCCATTAAAGCTAAAAGCGCCAATATGGATACGCTTATCGCTTTAGGCACTAGTGCCGCTTGGAGCTACTCGATGATGGTGGTGATGGAGCCGCAGTGGTTTCCTGCCGATACGAGGCATGTCTATTTTGAAGCTAGCGTGATGATCCTAGGTTTGATTAATTTAGGGCATGCTTTAGAGCTACGAGCTCGTGGCAAAACCAGCGAAGCCGTGCAGCGTTTATTAGGGCTACAGGCTACAACCGCAATCCGAGTCTCAGACACGGGGGATGAAGAGGTTGAGATCAATCAGTTAAATATTGGCGACCGTTTACGCCTTCGCCCCGGCGACAGAGTGGCGCTAGATGGTGAGGTACTCAGCGGCGAGACCTTTATTAATGAGTCTATGCTAACGGGTGAGCCTGTCCCAGTGCACAAGGCGCAAGCTGATAGTATCAGCGCAGGTACGGTTAACGGTAACGGTAGTCTTATCTATCGGGTCACCGCGGTCGCTGAAGACACTAAGCTTTCAAAAATTATTGAATTGGTGCAGCAAGCGCAGATCTCAAAGATGCCCATAGGGCGCTTAACCGATAAAATTTCGGCATATTTTGTGCCGGTGGTTGTCATTATTGCGATAGCAAGTTCATTAATATGGTATCTATTGGGCCCACAGCCCGCGTTATCTCACGCGTTAGTGGTGTTAACCAGTGTATTGATTATTGCTTGCCCCTGCGCATTAGGCTTAGCAACGCCGATGTCGATTATGGTCTCGGTAGGGCGCGCCGCACAGATGGGCGTCTTAGTTCGAAATGGTGAAGCGCTGCAAACTGCCAGCAAGATCACTACAGTCGTGTTAGATAAAACAGGCACTGTTACCCAAGGCTCGCCTGAGGTGACAGAGATTTTGATGTTGGATAACAGCATAAGTCAATTGGACCTACTCGAAGATGTGGCAAGTTTAGAGCAACACTCTGAGCATCCACTCGCCAGCGCCATAATTACAAAAGCGAAGCTGCAATCTATTACGCTCAAGGAGCCAGATAGCTTTACTAATGTGCAGGGCAAAGGGATCACCGGAGTTATCGCTGGACGTCACTACGCCGTGGGTAATATGAGCTTGATGCAGCAAGCAGGTTTAGGCGGCGAGATAGAGGCTGATGCCAATGTAAGTGTAGACGACTTATCTGGTTATCAACAACAGGTGTCAGAGCTTGCGAGTAAGGGCCAAACGCCAGTGTTTGTCGCAAAGGATGGAGTGCTGGTGGCCATCGTTTCGATAGCCGATCCGATAAAAGCCGATGCCGCTCAGGCGGTGCAGGCAATGAAAAGTCAGGGTTTAAAGGTGGTGCTGTTGACCGGTGATAACCCGCTAACGGCTCAAGCCGTTGCTGAAAAAGTGGGTATTGAAAGCGTATTTGCTCAGGTGCTACCCGAGCAGAAACAGCAAAAGGTGCTCGAATTACAGCAAGCTGGGGAAGTGGTGGCTATGGTAGGCGACGGTATCAATGATGCGCCCGCTCTAATGAGCGCCGATGTTGGTATTGCCATGGGCAGCGGCACAGAGGTTGCTATCGAGAGTGCCGACTTCACGCTGCTATCGTCACGACTCATGGTGATCAGCGATACCTTAGCACTGGCGCGAGCAAGCATGACCAATATCAAGCAGAACTTATTTGGTGCATTTATTTATAACTGTTTGGGGATCCCCGTTGCTGCGGGCGTATTGTTTCCATTCACAGGGGTCTTACTCAGTCCCGTGGTTGCAGGCGCGGCGATGGCCTTGTCGTCACTGACTGTAGTGACTAATGCCAATAGGCTGCGTAGCGTTAAACTTAAGTGA
- a CDS encoding phosphoethanolamine transferase, with protein sequence MMKRPFKSGVSYALFTLILAIYFSLVVNIPIYAELYTIFNNINPVKIGFVLSIPIFFGAALNFLFNLFSWPVIAKPFFIILLILSSIVSYAGYNYGTLFDYNMIANIVETDSSEAGSYLSSYSVLWVVLMGIIPALIVFMVPIGIKQSPAKMLSMKLVSMALSLVVIVVIAALYYQDYSSVGRNNRYLKKAIIPTQFVYSTTEYIWKTFLSVPLEYRQIGLDAKQTDSTLAASENKPTLMVLVVGETARSQNYELNGYPRDTNEYTRDLGIISFQNVSSCGTATAVSVPCMFSSMTKNEFNRDVADNQDNVLDILKRANIALLWKENDGGDKNVAARIDKVTIERSNKNEFCDGMTCYDMALLDNLEQDIDSLEGNRMIILHIMGSHGPTYYKRYPAEMKKFKPDCPRSDIENCSIEEIVNSYDNTILYTDYVVSNVISKLEKLEDKYNTSLIYISDHGESLGEKGMFLHGMPYSFAPDYQTKVPLMVWMSEGFKETKNINSECIKKEAEYNQYSHDNIFHSILGVMDVETSDYKNSLDIFSSCKV encoded by the coding sequence ATGATGAAACGCCCCTTTAAGTCTGGCGTATCCTATGCGCTTTTCACCTTAATACTCGCAATCTACTTCTCATTGGTTGTGAACATTCCTATCTATGCCGAGTTGTACACAATATTTAATAATATTAATCCTGTTAAAATTGGCTTTGTACTATCAATTCCAATATTTTTTGGGGCAGCATTAAATTTTCTTTTTAATTTATTTAGTTGGCCTGTTATAGCGAAACCTTTTTTTATCATCTTGCTAATTCTTTCCAGCATTGTGAGTTATGCCGGTTATAATTATGGAACACTCTTTGATTACAATATGATCGCTAATATTGTGGAAACGGATTCGAGTGAAGCGGGGTCTTATCTAAGTAGTTATTCTGTTCTGTGGGTTGTGTTAATGGGCATCATACCCGCATTGATTGTGTTCATGGTCCCCATAGGGATCAAACAGAGTCCGGCTAAAATGCTTTCGATGAAGCTGGTTTCGATGGCGCTATCATTGGTTGTAATAGTGGTGATCGCAGCCCTATATTATCAAGACTACTCATCGGTTGGTCGTAACAATCGCTATTTGAAAAAAGCCATTATTCCCACTCAGTTTGTCTATAGCACTACCGAGTACATCTGGAAAACCTTTCTTTCAGTTCCACTTGAATATCGCCAAATTGGATTGGATGCCAAACAGACAGATTCAACTCTCGCAGCATCCGAAAATAAACCAACGTTAATGGTACTTGTTGTAGGTGAAACAGCACGTTCACAAAACTATGAATTAAATGGTTATCCTAGAGATACCAATGAATACACCCGCGATCTCGGTATCATTTCATTTCAAAACGTAAGTTCATGCGGCACGGCCACCGCAGTCTCAGTTCCCTGTATGTTTTCATCGATGACGAAAAATGAATTCAATCGAGATGTTGCTGATAATCAAGATAATGTATTGGATATCTTAAAACGCGCTAATATTGCATTACTGTGGAAAGAAAATGATGGCGGAGATAAGAATGTTGCTGCTCGCATCGATAAAGTAACCATTGAACGTTCGAATAAAAATGAGTTTTGCGATGGTATGACATGCTATGACATGGCTTTACTGGACAACCTTGAGCAAGATATTGATTCCCTTGAAGGGAATAGAATGATCATTCTTCATATTATGGGAAGCCATGGGCCGACATATTATAAGCGCTACCCAGCAGAGATGAAAAAATTTAAACCAGACTGTCCCAGAAGTGATATAGAAAATTGCTCCATAGAAGAGATTGTTAATTCATACGATAATACAATTTTATATACCGACTATGTGGTCAGCAATGTTATCTCAAAGTTAGAGAAACTTGAAGATAAGTACAATACATCACTTATTTACATATCTGACCATGGTGAATCTCTTGGTGAGAAAGGCATGTTTTTGCATGGTATGCCTTATAGTTTCGCCCCTGATTACCAAACAAAAGTACCACTAATGGTATGGATGTCAGAAGGCTTTAAAGAAACGAAAAACATTAATAGTGAGTGTATTAAAAAAGAAGCCGAATATAATCAATATTCACATGACAATATCTTTCATTCTATATTAGGCGTGATGGACGTTGAAACGAGTGATTATAAAAACAGTTTAGACATATTTAGTTCTTGTAAAGTGTAG